Sequence from the Rutidosis leptorrhynchoides isolate AG116_Rl617_1_P2 chromosome 3, CSIRO_AGI_Rlap_v1, whole genome shotgun sequence genome:
ttattaaaaatAACAACAATTTAACGTCCATAGCGAGTGGGAGATCCGGATTCATGCGAAGACGTATCATCGTCTCGACCGTTCGAAGCCGGAAGGCTCCACACGTTCCTACAATACAACGTGATACGTTTGTTCTTCAGTTTGGCCTTTCCGACCATACGTTCCCACACGGCTTCGGATTGAAATACCTTGAACAAATCCGTGACCTCGTCACAGTACCAAACGTCGGCGGCTTCGCAATCTACCATCTCGCGTATAAAGCTCACAACGCGTTCTACATCGAAGCCGGTCACATCTAGAGCTTCGAACGATTGTGTGAACCCGTCGAGCCAATATTGGCTGTTATCGGATAGGTCGCCGTTGTAGTGCACGTCGAGGTTGATCAAGCAAAAATTGGCCTTTTTTTTTTGTGAAGGAGAAAGgaaatttttttgttgttgttaaatGATGTAGATTGTAgaatttttttgtgtgtgtgtaaatAATGAAAATGATGGGTTATATATAgggatgaaaaaaaaaatataaaaaaaacaacgGATAGAATTTTGAATTTGGGGCCCACTAAACAGCAATCGCCGAAGTCTTGCCAGCGACGCCGGCACTACCGACGCACCCCCGCCGCCGGTGCGGTGTGGGGCGACGGTCGGTGGGGCAACCGACGCCGGGGTGACCCCCTCCACACCGTGTGCTCTTATGCGGCTCTAGTTTTTTTTCCCCCTTCATTAGTTATTTTTTTCCCAgcaattataaataattaatataaatattaagactaATGGACCGAAAATGTAACATAAGTtacacgatttttaataaaattaatatgaGTTTTGCTGATGTCCGAAATTGATTACACCTTTGAATTTAGCATAGAAAATGACTGTGATTTGAAAAAAAATGTGAAATTGGAAGTAATATTGTCAAATTTGTTAACGACTATCAGTCAAATTTCGTTAAatgttcatatgtgcttattttgtCCCTCACATGcttattttttctttttttgaattTTTATTACTTTCTTGATAAGGTTCAGGGACGAACCGTATTATTTTGTCCCTCACATGCTAATCACTAAACGAAATTTGACTAATGATCGTTAATGAATTTAACAATATTACCCCCAATTTCATACATTTTCAAATCGTAAtcctgttttttttttctttttttttttttttgctaaattgATACACGTATTTTTGGGCAGGCAGCCAAACCCATATTACGTTTATTAATAAATCGTATAACTTATGTTATATTTTCGggccattaataaatataataataattaaattaaaggaTGGTAATAGTAAACATCCAAAGAATGACAAGCTCCATTGACTACAACTAGGGGTTCGACTCGGTCTTCGTCGTGGGTTCCTCcaatattataaaaattaaaaggGAGAAAAAGTTGTAAAAAAGGAAAAAATAGGGGAAAAAGACTTTAATTTGAGGGTTTTTTAAAGTTTTCTGTTGTAAAGAGTGAATCAAGTCTCCTAAATAAATCCCAATAGCAAGGACTTAACAAACAAGAAAAGAAAGTCATCTAAATAAATCATCATGAGACACATCAAAACAGACAGAATTTAGCTTAGATAAACAAGAGACGAACTACGCGTTATGAACTAAACGTGGGACTCCTACATTTGGTATTGGTGTGAGGAGTACAGACCATTGTGGTTTATAGTCCTCACAAAAGATTTCATTTTGCGTACTGGGCTCATCCAACAAGAGAACTCCTTGCAAAAGGAAGCCTTATTTCACGAGATAGATATGTTCCATGAAGCGCAAGTGGCCTTGGAATGCGCCACAACTTATTACCGATTAAACATTTATACCTATTCTCGAGTACCTATCGAGAAAGACTCCCGTAAAGAGGATTAAATATCTAATTGAGATTCCACCAATTAAATAGGGTCGACCAAATTAAGAAAGAATGTGGGCGATGAAGCAAGAGATGATCCACCATTTCATCTACTTCCCTACACCAAATGCAAAAATTGTCGATCCCTGTAGGAATGATACTCCTAAAACGCAACACTTTCTTGAAGGGAATAGATCCTTGGATTGCaagccaaaggaaaatcaaaaccTTTGTCTAATCAACATTATTCCATATGTCAGCGACCCAGGCCGAAATGTTGGACGAGTTTCTCATTAAAATTTTAACACTTTCTGAAACCGTATAGCCATCATCCGGGGACGAGTTTCTCAACTGTGAAGATAAAAGATCTTAAGTTTAAGtaaaatgaaattgataataaaaGTACAAAATAgatctatttttatttaattttcatTTTTCGAAGATTAAAAACACATGTTAGAAAAAATATTGTTATAACTGAAGTAGTAGAGGAGAGTGATGCTTTTCTAACTTGAACAATGTAATAagtcaaaataacaaattaaatctaataaaaatagttttattaaataaaaaatattacAAGTCCGTATAACATTCATACTATACAAGAGGTCGAGAAACAATGCATCTCTTTCGAGTTTTCCATGACACTATGACAAATATCGGCAATCTCTCTTTCTTTCTTAGTGTTGTGGCCTCCCGATCTAACACTCTCTTGTTTCTCTCCCAAGTTACCTTTGCCCGGGACATTCTTGCTAGTGCTAATATGGCTACTTGCAACCCGTGCATCACACCTGCTGATACGAAGTCCAAGTTACCTTCTCCGGAACACCTGTTGCACATCTCACCCTCTATCGTGGCTTTGTAGATGCTCTACATTATCTCACTTTTACGCGCCCATACGTTTTCTATGTTGTTCAACAGGTTTTCCTTTATATGCATGACCCCTGTGAACTATCTTTTATTGCTCTTAAGCGCACCCAATGTTATATCCAGCTCTGTCTCATGGGCTTAATTTACGTCCGTCCTATGTGGATCGTTTGGTGGCATATATAGATACTGATTTGGCTGGTTGTTTGACGACTCGCCAATCAACGTCCGAGATATGCGTCTTCTTGGGAGATAACTTTGTCTCTTGGTCCTCCAAATGACAATATGTTGTCTCCTGCTCTTCTCTGGTGGTGAGAGTGAATATTGAGGTATTGCAAGTGATATTGTCGAGGAAACCTGACTTCCTAATCTTCTTGAATACATTGCCTGTTATCGCGTTCTATATATGGTTTTTGTGACAATGTTAGTGCCATGCACAATGCCTATAACCCAATGGAGCACTAACACACCAAACATGTGGAAATAGATTTAATTTTTTTTAGGGAATGTGTTGCTATTGGACAGGTTCTTATGTTACTCGTTCCTTCCAATCATGAGTTTGTTGATATTAGTAACGGATTATCCACACAATTAATTTTAGATTTCAGGTCCAGTTTGAGCATATGTGCACTTCTTGCACTGCAGGAGTGTGCAATTATTACAGTAATTATGATAATTATCTACATTTAAATATCATGTATAGTGTAAGACTCTTTATGTAACACTAATGGTGATGATGTACGGTTTTGATTAGGGTTTATACATGGGCTTGGTCCGCTAGCTACTctaaaccttaatttatccattatATTGAAACCTACATCAATGTCAATGCACCCACCTTCGTCTCCACCAAATCATAACGAGTACTTTTCACATACCATATCCAATTGGTAGATCAACAAacttccattttatatatatatatatatatatatatatatatatatatatatatatatatatatatatatatatatatatatatatatatatatatatatatatatgttctgtTTTGAAATCGGGCCCCCGTTATTGTCGAGAAATTTTGAGTAGGACTTTAAGGTCCTCCATCTTGTACTAATCTTGTTTTATCTTATTAATGATACACATACTGGATACCCTATCCAGTAACTGTAAAACTCCTTACATGCGATAAACAGGTAACTAGGTGACGTGCCCATCAAAGAAGACCAAAAACTAACAAGAAGATTGGAACCGGATCACGGTTCCCGGATGACATAAGGGTGAGAACATGCAACCAACTAACAAGACCAAAACTCTAAAGGAGTCCATAAACGGTTCACGGTCCACGGTCCACGACTGTGTTTACACGTAAGCCCAGTACAAAGGCAGTAATATACGTGAGCCATGGCAGTGCACACATGTGTAATCAGTGTGCCACATCAGCCTGACATATTATCTTAAAAGGCTTGGGCCCAACTCCTAGTGTTGACCAACCCAGAATAGAATGATACGTCAGCATGGTCAGGCTCATGAAAACACAAACCCTAGTGTTTCTCTATAATATGCTACTATCATTCTCAAGAAACATACAATAGGTCACATCACAATCATTTAGACGTCACAGCCATTTAGTGAGAGCTAATACTTTCTCTCTCTAAGTATTCTCTCTAATCAACTCAATAACCCATTCACTCGGTCCATAAGTGACTTATGATAAGTCAAACCCACATATGTTGGTTGAGAGCCACCCTTTCAAGATCCTCTTCTCCGACAGGGTTATTCACAGTAACCGACCAGACTGGAGTGCGAAAAACCAatcgtcaaacattcccctactctTTCGCACTCAAGTTTGTAACCAGATACCGCATCCCGAACTGGCTACGGAAATACGCTTGATTACTAATGTTAAGCTTACAATGTTCAAATGTTGTTGACGTGACTGACTCATCAAATGAACCTTGGGACGAAGAGGTGGAATCGATGGTTTTTTTGAGATTTTTCTCTAGATGAATTTCTCGTTGGACGTTGGAACATGTCATTAGATCTTGGCATTTAGGTTTCGTCAACTTGTTTGTCCCGTTCATCGTCCCAATCCAAGTCGTCAAATCCAACTCATTCAATCCAAGCCGTCCAAATCCAAATCGTTCAAGTTCAACGTTTAGTGGCGTTTTGGAACGTTCCGCCTCTAGGTAATAATCATGAAATGGTTTGAGATTTACCGACACTCAATCGAAAAGCATAGTCATTTACCCTAATTTCCACTATATTTAAAGCCGTTTCACATTGACTAGCCCCTTACTTTTTCCCTAATCCCCCTCTAAGTATAAGAGATAAGATGTAGTTGTGTGGGGCATTTAAAAACACCAAAAACAACTACATTGTCCCTGACCCGTTGGAAAGTCTATTGTCTTCCATCTATAACTAGAAACTCTTGTATTAACTTTCTCTCTCTTGCTACTTATACCAAATCATATCACTCCATTGTTAATCTTGATTTGTAAGCTGtaagtttgagagaaaaaaaatGGGAAGAGGAAAGATAGAAATCAAGAGGATTGAAAACACAAGTAATAGGCAAGTCACTTACTCCAAAAGAAAGAATGGAATCATCAAAAAAGCTAAAGAAATTACTGTTCTTTGTGATGCTAATGTTTCTCTTGTTATCTATGGCTCATCTGGCAAGATGTATGAATACTGTAGCCCAAAAACcaagtatgtatacatatatacctacctaatttatatatatgttttaggGTTTTTATGGGATTAGTTAaagttaattaattttgtattttatttttgtgGGTAGCTACTGATCAAATGTTGTTTTATTTTCTTGATTTTGTGTCATCATAAATGATATAATATGGTAGTTTGATTGACATGCTGGATCGGTATCAAAGGCTTTCTGGAAACAAGTTGTGGGATGCTAAACATGAGGTATATATCTAGGTTTAACTCTTTTACCTTTTTTTATTGTTGTGTTTGGTTGCAAGATCTGGTTATTTGGGTTGACAATTGTTTACTAAAAAGATGTTTAAAATGAATTCTAAGGCCAGATCTACATATAGGATAGGATCCTGCAGTCTAAGAATATATGAAATGTTACATCCATTAAACAGATCTGGTTAAAACTAgttttctctctctctcttacCCTTTACTTGCAAAAACCTAACAGATCTTCTACTGCTTTATGCAACATTTTATCCACTAGGGTTCATGACATGCTTTTCATTTACTTGGTTGATTGATTAATTACTaaaaagatgattgttgtagtttttttttatatattatttttctatttttttccaCTAGGTTTTTTGGCATGCTTTTCATTTACTTGGCTGATTGATTTATTACCAGAATGATGATTGTTGTAGTATTTTTATACTTTTTttgttgctttttttttttttttttttttttttttttgttgggaAAAAACCATCATAGAATCTGCAGAATGAAATTGACAGAATCAAGAAAGAGAATGAGAGCATGCAAATTGAGCTCAGGTACACATGTATTTTCACTCTTTAACTAACACTTCTGTATCATATATTTGTCAATAAGATGTTACAAACAACAAACGCATATGGTTCATCACTCAGTGTTGAATCAATTAAATGAACACTTGTTTCATGTATTAGTGATGAACATAATTAATCAAGTATGTGTGATTATTTGTCAATAAGATGTTACAAACAACAAACGCATATGGTTCATCACTCAGTGTTGAATCAATTAAATAAACACTTGTTTCATGTATTAGTGATGAACATAATTAATCAAGTATGTGTGATTATTTGTTTTAGGCACTTGAAAGGGGAAGATATAACATCTTTGAACTATGAAGAACTAATTGCGTATGAAGATGCACTTGAAAATggactcaccaacattcgtgagaAAAAGGTAAAATTGCAACTAATTCAAGATTACACACATGTACATATCCATAAACATACACATACATAACGAGATTTATGTCTGTTTGATGTTCTCATGGCTTTTGCAATATTGAACAGGATGAAATCCCCAAAATCATGAGGAAACATGTAACCTTCGAAGCTCTCCTCTTAAtttgttaataaaaatataaagattCTGAGTTTATATGCTTAACTAGTTTATATGGGCATTTGAACCAGGAACAAATTCTTGAGGAGGAAAATAAGCACCTCATATATTTGGTGGTAAGTTCATCAAGAATATATCTAGCTTGCATCCCTATTATCTAGCGTTCGACATGTGTGTGATCTTATTTACGATGCGTTATTATTGAATATGCAGCAACAAAGTGAAATGGCAGCAATGGGAGATTACCAAGGTCATGAGCCTTTTTCGTTTCGCGTCCAGCCGATGCAGCCTAACTTGCATGAGAGGATGTAGATCTCACATTTGCTTGATATATGCATGTCTTTCACTTCAAGAGCATTAAAATTCCATATGTATTTAAGAAGTTGTAATGGATTAAAATAGTGTGATTTAGTAGGATCATATGTTGTCAATAAGGATATATGCTCATGGGACATGCATGTTAACTTGTGTTTAACTTAATGTATTACTGTAAGATCAAGATGACTGCCTACTGAAATGGCCTCTGCTTCCTATCTATATATACGTGTGTGTGCAAGATTTGGTGGTGATTTGGTGACTGTATTCAAATTACATACTCTACaagaaaaatgataaaaaaaagaaTGACGATTAGTCATCATTTTTTAGTGACCACATTACtctttggttaccattaaaaagttGTCACAAAATACTAATCGCTATAACTAGTCACTATAAGTTGTTAGTAACTTAAAAATATTTATCACTTAAATATAGATATAGAGACAAAAAAAAGTGGTCAATAATTTGATTAGTTAGTGACTACAAAATGGTCACATTTTTTAAAAAACATCAAATTAGTAATGTTTATTGCACTATAAAAATAAAGTACTTCATAGTTTCTTTAAATTCGTTCAA
This genomic interval carries:
- the LOC139898891 gene encoding floral homeotic protein PMADS 2-like, with amino-acid sequence MGRGKIEIKRIENTSNRQVTYSKRKNGIIKKAKEITVLCDANVSLVIYGSSGKMYEYCSPKTNLIDMLDRYQRLSGNKLWDAKHENLQNEIDRIKKENESMQIELRHLKGEDITSLNYEELIAYEDALENGLTNIREKKDEIPKIMRKHEQILEEENKHLIYLVQQSEMAAMGDYQGHEPFSFRVQPMQPNLHERM